From Camelina sativa cultivar DH55 chromosome 20, Cs, whole genome shotgun sequence, the proteins below share one genomic window:
- the LOC104771773 gene encoding disease resistance RPP13-like protein 4, with the protein MNPENIETVFNISERFPEFTRKWFTRMKKLRVLYLGRWERIDPENEMDKWERTDQEIEMDSRRVMKDLSSLTRLRFLSFQGISTIKSLSRSACKLNKLIILDLRHCYNMEQLPDDIHKLKSLVYLDLTGCEALESIPVGLSRLDNLEVLKGFVLGDVDTAKTCKLAALKRLAKLRKLSVTVHREAYPLDKLIDDIKEFKVLENLNVRWGSKVILKKKHLNKDETEEQEEYERSWRDIKELPKQLRKLDLERFPDKELPEWLWPQKLLYLEKLRLGSSKRNKGFGAVPAGEPTKCGVKVLRLTSLIKLKVEWRELNKLFPNLRLLESYECPRVTFCPCDRNGIWRSEKIDDSTTTLLNI; encoded by the coding sequence ATGAATCCAGAAAACATCGAAACAGTGTTCAATATTTCAGAGAGGTTTCCTGAGTTCACGCGCAAGTGGTTTACGCGTATGAAGAAGCTCAGAGTTCTTTATCTTGGTAGGTGGGAGAGAATCGACCCGGAGAATGAAATGGACAAGTGGGAGAGAACCGACCAAGAGATTGAAATGGATAGCCGTAGAGTTATGAAAGATTTGAGTTCCTTGACGAGGTTAAGGTTTTTGAGTTTCCAAGGTATCTCAACCATTAAAAGCCTTAGCCGTTCTGCTTGCAAGCTTAACAAGCTGATCATCTTGGACCTCAGGCATTGCTATAACATGGAGCAGCTTCCAGATGACATACATAAGCTCAAGAGTCTAGTCTACTTGGATTTGACTGGCTGTGAGGCCTTAGAGAGCATTCCCGTTGGATTATCTAGGCTAGACAATCTAGAGGTCCTCAAGGGCTTTGTGCTCGGTGATGTTGATACAGCAAAAACTTGTAAACTGGCTGCTCTGAAGCGCTTAGCAAAACTTAGAAAGCTTAGTGTTACGGTACACCGAGAGGCTTATCCTTTAGATAAGTTGATTGATGATATAAAAGAATTCAAAGTACTTGAAAACCTGAACGTGCGGTGGGGAAGCAAAGTTATCCTAAAGAAGAAGCATTTAAACAAAGATGAGACAGAAGAGCAGGAGGAGTATGAGCGAAGTTGGCGTGATATTAAGGAACTTCCAAAACAATTAAGGAAGCTGGACCTGGAGCGTTTTCCTGATAAGGAACTTCCAGAGTGGCTTTGGCCTCAGAAACTTCTTTACCTGGAAAAGCTCCGCCTTGGAAGCTCAAAACGAAACAAAGGATTCGGTGCTGTACCTGCAGGAGAGCCAACAAAATGTGGTGTTAAGGTTTTACGTCTCACGTCCCTAATAAAGCTAAAAGTGGAATGGAGAGAGCTGAATAAACTCTTCCCAAATCTGAGATTGTTGGAGAGCTATGAGTGTCCCAGAGTAACATTCTGCCCCTGTGATCGAAACGGAATCTGGAGATCTGAGAAGATCGATGACTCAACTACAACTCTTTTGAATATCTGA
- the LOC104771774 gene encoding uncharacterized protein LOC104771774, which translates to MVQVIPTHIKDVWDEWNIRGIVILSLTIQTILIILAPLRKRTSNRFLALILWLSYLLADWSANFVIGLIAKNQGKDLEPDDPPQDKKLLALWAPFLLLHLGGPDTITAYSLEDNAIWHRHFLGLALQAVSGAYVVIQSLPNSLWVIILLLFISGTFKYLERTIALYLASSDKFRGSMLENPDSDSNETRRPRKEDDLMPTENYTQYGTQKRPLRLENPGNLTHLEILQFAFWFFNNFKSLVVNNIFSSEQRDESREFFKNLEDEEALRILEVELGFIYEGLYTKVSVLHTWIGALTRTIALGCLLSAFGIFHYRTKKRHEFHGADIVITYTLFLVGIALDLVSLLMILPSDWTFAFISRINEDEVDSGSWIDPALKWFLGLKKLHWKKQKCCGGVEHEVLNTPFLIQRWAGSMKMFNFITYSVKADIKRIHDVKGRKRRLVWKTILYPFIFITKIFKKLFKRIANWNDDLHQYIKDVIGQWSEENPLAHYVFIIVEFWFMIPHCFTFLGNYITNLLGINDLVDEISMIRSVHSEPLTKELWGFIFDQLKSRLKRRPRHERRKTKAGRKGWDSGNIELYMADPERLMRYIADVDFDRSLMLWHIATELCYQEEAPTMTNCDKDREFSKVLSDYMMYLLIMQPKLMSEVAGIGKIRFRDTLAEAEKFYKRWHIENLRDVQRASSKILSVGIEIHPRDVKGNQSKSVLFEARALAKQLNKIKKQSVDGDEENMWSVVSKVWMELLFHAACNCDAAARMEQLSRGGELLIFVWLALAHLGLGGQLSSSANEEN; encoded by the coding sequence atggtacAGGTGATTCCCACACATATCAAAGATGTCTGGGACGAATGGAACATCAGAGGAATTGTTATTCTCAGTCTCACGATTCAGACAATTCTCATCATCTTAGCACCATTGAGGAAACGAACATCCAACAGGTTCCTGGCTTTAATCCTTTGGTTGTCTTACCTCTTAGCAGATTGGTCTGCAAACTTTGTGATTGGACTTATTGCAAAGAATCAAGGGAAAGACTTAGAGCCAGATGATCCTCCTCAAGATAAGAAGCTCTTGGCTTTGTGGGCACCGTTCTTGCTCTTACATCTTGGTGGACCAGACACAATCACTGCATACTCTCTCGAGGACAATGCTATTTGGCACAGACACTTCCTTGGCTTGGCTTTACAGGCTGTATCAGGTGCCTACGTGGTTATCCAGTCTCTACCTAATTCTCTTTGGGTGATCATACTGCTTTTGTTCATTTCTGGGACTTTCAAGTACCTGGAGAGGACGATCGCCTTGTATCTCGCGAGCTCAGACAAGTTCAGAGGTTCAATGCTTGAGAATCCTGATTCAGATTCTAATGAGACCCGCCGCCCGAGAAAGGAAGACGACTTGATGCCTACTGAAAACTACACGCAGTATGGTACACAAAAGAGACCATTAAGGCTAGAAAACCCCGGTAACTTGACACACCTCGAGATCCTTCAGTTTGCTTTCTGGTTTTTCAATAACTTCAAGAGTCTTGTGGTCAATAACATCTTTAGCTCTGAGCAACGAGACGAGAGCAGAGAATTCTTCAAGAATctagaagacgaagaagctttGAGGATTTTGGAGGTGGAGCTCGGTTTTATCTATGAAGGTTTATACACAAAAGTCTCGGTTCTTCATACTTGGATTGGAGCTTTGACTCGAACCATAGCATTGGGATGTCTTCTGTCAGCATTTGGTATCTTTCATTACAGAACCAAGAAGAGACATGAGTTTCACGGAGCTGATATCGTGATCACCTACACTTTGTTCTTAGTTGGAATAGCTCTTGATCTTGTATCTCTCCTCATGATTCTCCCCTCAGACTGGACATTTGCTTTCATCAGTAGGATAAACGAAGACGAAGTAGACAGCGGCTCATGGATAGACCCTGCACTCAAGTGGTTCCTCGGTTTGAAGAAGCTGCACTGGAAGAAGCAAAAATGCTGCGGAGGAGTCGAACATGAGGTGCTTAACACGCCGTTTCTAATCCAAAGATGGGCAGGAAGCATGAAGATGTTTAACTTCATCACATACTCTGTGAAAGCAGATATAAAAAGGATACATGACGTCAAGGGTAGAAAACGTCGGCTTGTGTGGAAGACTATACTTTACCCTTTCATTTTCATTACCAAAATCTTCAAGAAACTGTTCAAAAGGATCGCCAATTGGAATGATGATCTTCACCAGTATATCAAAGATGTCATTGGTCAGTGGTCGGAAGAAAATCCATTAGCTCATTACGTTTTCATTATTGTAGAGTTCTGGTTCATGATACCTCACTGCTTCACTTTTCTTGGCAACTACATCACCAACTTACTTGGCATCAATGATCTGGTAGACGAGATTAGTATGATAAGATCTGTACACAGTGAACCATTGACAAAAGAGCTGTGGGGTTTCATATTTGATCAGCTTAAATCCAGACTCAAGCGTCGTCCACGCCACGAGAGAAGGAAAACGAAAGCCGGAAGGAAAGGATGGGATTCTGGCAACATTGAATTATATATGGCGGATCCAGAACGGTTGATGCGTTATATAGCAGATGTTGATTTCGACCGGAGCCTTATGCTGTGGCATATAGCAACTGAGCTGTGTTACCAAGAAGAAGCACCCACTATGACTAACTGTGATAAAGACCGTGAGTTCAGCAAAGTCCTCTCAGACTACATGATGTATCTCTTGATTATGCAGCCAAAGCTGATGTCAGAGGTTGCGGGGATAGGGAAGATCAGGTTTAGAGACACGTTAGCCGAAGCTGAAAAGTTTTATAAGAGGTGGCATATTGAGAACTTGAGGGATGTGCAAAGAGCAAGCAGTAAGATTCTTTCGGTGGGGATAGAGATTCATCCGAGGGATGTCAAAGGAAACCAAAGCAAATCTGTACTGTTCGAGGCTAGGGCGCTGGCGAAACAACTCAACAAGATTAAGAAGCAAAGTGTggatggagatgaagaaaacatgtggAGTGTGGTAAGCAAAGTGTGGATGGAGTTGCTATTCCACGCAGCGTGCAATTGTGATGCTGCAGCGCGTATGGAGCAGCTTAGCAGAGGAGGAGAGTTACTCATTTTTGTTTGGCTAGCATTGGCTCACCTCGGCCTTGGAGGTCAGTTGAGTTCATCAGCAAACGAGGAAAATTGA
- the LOC104771779 gene encoding uncharacterized protein LOC104771779, with product YYTLLYNQKDNSPKVPTFSRVVASGTLVAAFIIFLKKDNKGTEFRPADVKVTYTLFAVGLLLDFISILLFLFSDWTCATHSSLKDDPEEPLSFKDRTFDKLLGLRKLHWTEQVCTHKCTTEGKKPCITEPNGKSYQNKKEGNGKCSIEQTHQVLTTTFFLRRWCGSINVFNFIAFATKAEVVRIHDARGDFRRISWVIISFLFIKINWVIQKVVGWIADVINDVHRWISHKVNAFSRSRPWARSTIHPIYFEFIARIPHFIKSVWDILSEFFDISDTLDMVHKTLFVHGEPLTKELWEFIFKELRNKSKYGDSPENAKRISLARGEWTLRENLPADAEREKLVRYVTKVDYDQSLLMWHIATELCYQQHEDETIPKGDDEKKEHYSNREFSKIISDYMMYLLILQPSLMSEVAGIGKIRFRDTLAEADKFFERRHIEDKRSVKIATENILNVNSETDPMSVKGDRSKSVLFDASRLAKDLTEMEKTHKKDKWEILSKVWVELLCYAACHCDATAHVEQLSRGAELINFVWLLMAHFGLTDQFQINKGDARAKLIIGK from the coding sequence TATTATACTCTTCTATACAACCAAAAAGACAACTCTCCAAAAGTTCCAACTTTCTCTCGGGTTGTTGCTTCTGGTACCCTTGTGGCTgcattcattatctttcttaaGAAAGATAACAAAGGCACAGAATTTCGTCCAGCTGATGTTAAGGTTACCTACACGCTGTTTGCAGTTGGCCTACTTTTGGATTTCATATCCATCCTCTTGTTTCTGTTCTCAGACTGGACATGTGCTACACATAGTAGCTTGAAGGACGATCCAGAAGAGCCTCTATCATTCAAAGATAGAACTTTCGACAAGTTACTTGGTTTAAGAAAGCTACATTGGACGGAGCAAGTGTGCACGCATAAGTGTACCACAGAAGGTAAGAAACCCTGTATCACGGAACCTAATGGTAAGtcctaccaaaacaaaaaggaaggtAATGGTAAGTGTTCAATAGAACAGACGCATCAAGTGCTCACGACGACATTCTTTCTCCGGAGGTGGTGTGGAAGCATCAACGTATTCAACTTTATAGCTTTTGCCACAAAAGCAGAGGTAGTGAGGATCCACGATGCCAGAGGTGATTTCCGCCGCATCTCATGGGTGATCATATCTTTcctatttataaaaattaactgGGTTATCCAGAAAGTTGTTGGATGGATTGCCGACGTGATCAATGATGTGCACAGATGGATCAGTCACAAAGTCAATGCGTTTTCAAGAAGCCGTCCATGGGCTCGTAGTACTATCCACCCTATCTATTTCGAGTTCATAGCCCGCATCCCACATTTCATCAAATCTGTGTGGGATATCCTCAGCGAGTTCTTCGACATCTCGGATACACTTGATATGGTCCATAAGACGCTATTTGTACACGGAGAGCCCTTGACGAAAGAATTGTGGGAGTTCATATTCAAAGAGctgagaaacaaatcaaagtaTGGAGACAGTCCTGAAAATGCCAAGAGGATATCTTTGGCTCGAGGAGAATGGACTTTAAGAGAGAACCTGCCAGCGGATGCAGAACGTGAAAAACTGGTACGTTATGTCACAAAGGTTGATTATGATCAGAGTCTTTTGATGTGGCACATTGCAACCGAGCTCTGTTACCAACAACACGAGGATGAGACTATCCCAAAgggtgatgatgaaaaaaaggAGCATTACAGTAACCGCGAGTTCAGCAAAATCATCTCAGACTACATGATGTATCTACTGATCTTGCAACCCAGTCTGATGTCCGAGGTAGCTGGAATTGGGAAGATAAGATTCAGAGACACATTGGCTGAAGCTGACAAGTTTTTCGAGAGGAGGCATATCGAGGACAAGAGAAGCGTGAAGATAGCCACCGAAAACATTCTGAACGTCAACAGTGAAACTGACCCAATGAGCGTGAAGGGAGATCGAAGCAAGTCTGTGTTGTTTGACGCGAGCAGGCTAGCCAAAGACCTTACAGAGATGGAgaagacacacaaaaaagacAAATGGGAGATACTGAGCAAAGTGTGGGTGGAACTTCTCTGTTATGCAGCTTGTCACTGCGACGCCACGGCTCACGTGGAGCAACTAAGCAGAGGCGCTGAGCTCATAAACTTCGTGTGGCTTCTAATGGCTCACTTTGGACTAACAGATCAGTTCCAGATCAACAAAGGAGATGCCAGAGCCAAACTCATAATAGGCAAGTGA
- the LOC104771778 gene encoding uncharacterized protein LOC104771778 gives MGNPIPEPIKDIWDKWSIRSTLIFSLSLQTFLIFVAPQRKRSSNKVWLSLIWSAYLLADWSANFAAGQISDSQGDDPEPGDPIKSPELFAFWVPFLLLHLGGPDTITALALEDNELWLRHLLGLFFQSVATVYVLLQSLPNALWKPILLVFSAGVIKYVERTLSLYLASLDKFKDSMIQRPDPGPNYAKLMEEYAAKKDMKMPTQIIKIGEPEKDPKATAQVRPPRELTPLNILQYAYKYFNIFKGLVVDLIFTFQERAESKRFFNSLDANEALRILEVELNFIYEALYTKAEILHNWIGFLFRFIALGCLIAALRIFQYKNKKDYSEFDVGLTYALLVGGIALDCIALIMFCASDWTFVRLRKMKDEVDKEDTRIDHILNWILNKILGVRDLKTEDYDKCFKKTPGKVTNKTPGHEKSDKSTEKTAVLDKSTGETPGQELSEKSTKKKPCHDVLDTSFIYRRWSEYVHAHNLIEYCLCLKPERIHHTKGRIHLAFDAVINALYIGLIFETIGRVIASCYTGIKKTSHEIFKWIDGNISDACKKYNRLNEEYIRLCFFCLFYIPSLPGRAIKSFIDFFGIEAQLDEVIYTSSDRLTLDLWVHIFGEVKAKSRFADDSESAMRVSSARGDWTLRDIQGDKATEKKREKLLRYVMEMDYDQSLLVWHIATELLYQTDETKEFSEEYHSAREFSKILSDYMIYLLMMQPTLMSAVVGIGKIRFRDTCEEAQRFFDRRHIPGKSKKKKDIVKVASDAILSVAVPAKAEPIDVKGDRSKSVLFDGAMLAKELKGLSKNKEDDTEMWKIMSQVWVELLCYAATKCGAIEHAAQLSKGGELITFVWLLMAHFGLGDQFQINQGDARAKLIIGK, from the coding sequence ATGGGGAACCCAATCCCAGAGCCTATCAAGGACATATGGGACAAATGGAGTATCCGGAGTACCTTAATCTTCAGTCTCAGTCTTCAAACATTTCTCATTTTCGTTGCACCCCAAAGAAAACGCTCTTCCAATAAGGTTTGGCTCTCTCTCATTTGGTCAGCTTACCTTCTTGCTGATTGGTCAGCCAACTTCGCCGCCGGACAAATCTCAGATAGTCAAGGAGATGATCCAGAACCCGGAGACCCGATAAAGAGCCCCGAACTGTTTGCTTTCTGGGTTCCTTTCTTGCTCTTGCATCTCGGTGGTCCGGATACAATCACTGCCCTGGCCCTTGAAGATAACGAGCTATGGCTCAGGCACTTGTTGGGTCTCTTCTTTCAATCTGTTGCAACCGTTTACGTGCTTTTGCAATCGTTACCCAATGCTCTTTGGAAACCCATTTTGCTGGTGTTTTCGGCCGGGGTTATCAAGTATGTCGAGAGGACATTATCTTTGTACCTGGCGAGTCTTGACAAATTCAAAGATTCCATGATTCAGCGGCCTGATCCTGGACCAAACTACGCGAAGCTCATGGAGGAATACGCAGCCAAGAAAGATATGAAGATGCCTACACAGATTATCAAGATTGGAGAGCCTGAGAAAGATCCAAAAGCCACTGCTCAGGTTAGGCCTCCAAGGGAGCTCACTCCACTCAATATTCTCCAGTATGCTTATAAGTACTTCAATATCTTCAAAGGTCTTGTGGTTGATCTCATCTTTACGTTTCAAGAACGAGCTGAGAGCAAGAGATTCTTTAACTCTCTGGACGCAAACGAAGCTTTAAGAATCTTAGAGGTTGAGCTCAACTTTATCTATGAAGCTCTGTACACGAAAGCCGAGATCTTGCATAATTGGATAGGGTTCCTCTTCAGGTTCATCGCCCTGGGATGCCTCATAGCAGCTCTACGCATCTTTcaatacaagaacaagaaagattaTAGTGAATTTGATGTTGGCCTTACTTACGCATTGCTGGTAGGAGGAATAGCTCTGGACTGCATCGCTCTTATCATGTTCTGTGCATCTGACTGGACGTTTGTCagattgaggaagatgaaggatGAGGTGGACAAAGAGGACACCCGGATCGACCACATTCTTAACTGGATTCTTAACAAGATCCTCGGGGTCAGGGATTTGAAGACGGAGGACTATGATAAATGCTTCAAGAAAACACCCGGCAAGGTTACCAACAAAACACCAGGTCATGAGAAGTCTGACAAGAGTACCGAGAAAACAGCAGTTCTCGACAAGAGTACCGGAGAAACACCAGGTCAGGAATTGTCTGAGAAGAGTACCAAGAAAAAACCGTGTCATGATGTGCTCGACACGAGTTTCATATATCGCAGGTGGTCAGAGTATGTACATGCACACAACCTGATCGAATACTGCTTATGTTTGAAACCGGAGCGAATCCACCATACCAAGGGTCGGATACACCTCGCCTTTGACGCGGTTATCAACGCCCTTTACATTGGACTCATATTCGAAACAATTGGAAGAGTCATTGCATCCTGTTATACAGGAATAAAAAAGACAAGTCATGAGATTTTCAAGTGGATTGACGGCAACATAAGTGATGCGTGCAAGAAATACAATAGATTGAATGAAGAGTACATTAGGTTGTGCTTCTTCTGCTTATTTTACATTCCTAGTCTACCTGGACGCGCAATCAAAAGTTTTATAGACTTCTTTGGCATCGAAGCTCAGCTAGATGAGGTGATCTACACGTCCAGTGATCGTCTCACCCTGGATCTGTGGGTACACATATTCGGAGAGGTTAAAGCCAAATCCCGTTTTGCTGATGACTCTGAAAGCGCCATGAGGGTATCTTCAGCTAGAGGAGACTGGACGCTACGTGACATACAAGGTGACAAAGCAACAGAAAAAAAACGTGAGAAACTTCTACGCTATGTGATGGAGATGGATTATGATCAGAGCCTTCTGGTGTGGCATATTGCCACTGAGCTCTTATACCAAACAGACGAAACAAAGGAATTTAGTGAAGAGTATCACAGCGCCCGTGAGTTCAGTAAAATCCTTTCAGACTACATGATTTACCTCCTAATGATGCAACCAACTCTGATGTCAGCTGTTGTTGGTATTGGAAAGATAAGATTCAGAGACACTTGCGAAGAGGCTCAGAGGTTCTTCGACAGGAGACATATCCCGGGcaaatccaagaagaagaaagacattgTAAAAGTAGCCAGCGACGCGATTTTATCAGTGGCGGTTCCAGCGAAAGCTGAGCCAATCGACGTGAAAGGTGACAGAAGCAAGTCCGTCCTGTTTGACGGGGCCATGCTTGCTAAAGAGCTAAAGGGTTTAAGCAAGAACAAGGAGGACGACACAGAGATGTGGAAAATAATGAGCCAAGTGTGGGTTGAGTTGCTTTGTTATGCAGCGACAAAGTGTGGCGCAATAGAACACGCAGCTCAGCTAAGCAAAGGAGGAGAACTCATAACCTTTGTTTGGCTATTGATGGCTCATTTCGGTTTAGGAGACCAGTTCCAGATCAACCAAGGAGATGCCAGAGCCAAACTGATTATAGGCAAGTGA
- the LOC104771776 gene encoding probable disease resistance protein At5g45490 (The sequence of the model RefSeq protein was modified relative to this genomic sequence to represent the inferred CDS: added 42 bases not found in genome assembly) yields the protein MPPETVHGGVKKEFSVRFHDQYRDWLNSRYEKDVEDPKQKQHLSAAILKKRKDKTEDMPAEEDRVVTDSSPPVPTIHGFENEIKSLKHFLLDQKVKKEFKSLVIVGEYGVGKTALCKKIFNDKDVTSVYAPRIWVSMDRKKGQNNSPEKERLDGKIYVLKKILTALGVKDSILETIRRDANNEAKENQENASNQQAGEIDRDTADEKELSALLYALHLSLRWKKYLIVFDDVREEDHWDEILQDDEEKLKKEKKWGKYLSDGFPKGSGGRVIYTTRNEDEKDEKDTLAKKLVAEEHEIHRLWPLTDTGSVWNIYEEALIKNGEKPPRNDKKCIDELMNKSRGLPLAASLLAELLPVFLDDEKTEENDSETPESDSNTTPEENAAIPAQQA from the coding sequence ATGCCTCCAGAAACAGTGCACGGAGGAGTCAAAAAAGAATTCTCAGTCCGCTTCCATGACCAATATAGAGACTGGCTCAATAGTCGCTACGAAAAAGATGTAGAAGatcccaaacaaaaacaacatcttTCTGCAGCaattttgaagaagaggaaggacaaGACTGAGGATATGCCCGCTGAGGAGGATCGTGTGGTAACCGACTCTTCACCTCCCGTTCCAACAATTCATGGGTTCGAGAACGAGATCAAGTCCCTGAAGCACTTCTTGTTGGATCAAAAGGTTAAAAAGGAGTTCAAGAGTCTTGTGATTGTCGGAGAGTATGGTGTTGGGAAGACAGCATTATGCAAGAAGATCTTCAATGACAAAGATGTGACGAGTGTTTATGCCCCGAGGATTTGGGTTTCCATGGACAGAAAGAAGGGTCAAAACAACAGCCCTGAAAAGGAGAGACTTGATGGGAAGATATATGTGTTGAAGAAGATCTTGACAGCTCTGGGAGTCAAAGATTCGATCCTCGAAACTATCCGTAGAGATGCTAATAATGAAGCTAAGGAGAATCAggaaaatgcaagcaatcaacAAGCTGGAGAAATTGATAGAGATACGGCGGATGAGAAGGAGCTCTCTGCTCTGCTCTATGCACTTCACTTGAGTCTGAGGTGGAAGAAGTATCTGATTGTCTTTGATGATGTGCGAGAAGAGGACCACTGGGACGAGATTCTTCAGGACGACGAGGAGAAActcaagaaggagaagaaatggGGAAAGTATCTGTCAGATGGATTCCCTAAAGGATCTGGTGGAAGAGTCATATACACGACCAGGAATGAGGATGAGAAGGATGAGAAGGATACTCTAGCAAAGAAGCTAGTTGCAGAGGAACATGAGATACATCGTCTTTGGCCTCTGACCGATACTGGGAGTGTCTGGAACATATATGAAGAAGCCCTCATAAAGAATGGGGAAAAGCCTCCAAGGAATGACAAGAAATGCATAGATGAGCTGATGAACAAGTCTCGTGGTCTTCCTTTAGCTGCTAGTCTGTTGGCTGAGCTTCTTCCCGTGTTTCTTGACGATGAAAAAACTGAAGAGAACGATTCTGAAACTCCCGAATCAGACAGCAACACC